The following proteins are co-located in the Candidatus Woesearchaeota archaeon genome:
- the rpoB gene encoding DNA-directed RNA polymerase subunit B — translation MSDVFLNGKFIGTIEEPKGFVQQVIEDRRKGLISINCNIHLDQTTKDVWIENSKGRVRRPLIVVKDGQGLLLDKHVDQLRKNEISFSDLVKQGVIEYLDASEEENALIAYTSAGLTKDNTHLEIDPVTMFGIVTSLVPYANYSQAIRIAMGGKNQKQALGFYAANYLIRMDMDVNILHTPQIPITSTVTYDIAKYDKHPNGQNVVVAVMSYKGYNMEDSIIINKASIERGLGRSTYYRPAVAEEMRYAGGLTDEVCIPDKEVRGYKSERDYRFLEDDGIISPEAVIEEGDVIIGKTSPPRFLSDVEEYSLTSNIRRESSTTVKHSEGGTVDFVMITENEEGNKLVEVRVRDQRIPEVGDKFTSRHGQKGVIGLIVPPTDLPFSASGMTPDIIFSPHGIPSRMTISHLIELVTGKTGSLIGRYIDGTTFSAEKVSDLRKDLLAMGFREDGTECMYNGITGEILEAKIYIGSMYYLKLKHMVANKLHARARGPIQLLTRQPTEGRAKEGGLRLGEMEKDTFVAHGASLLLKERFDSDRTIVPVCEKCGIIAIYNEFKNESHCTVCGDSTEVNKIEVSYAFKLILDELKSLGIYPKLMLKNKY, via the coding sequence ATGTCTGATGTATTCCTTAACGGCAAATTCATAGGCACCATCGAGGAGCCGAAAGGCTTTGTGCAGCAGGTCATCGAGGACAGGAGGAAAGGCCTCATATCTATCAACTGCAACATCCATCTTGACCAGACCACTAAGGATGTCTGGATAGAGAATTCCAAGGGAAGGGTCAGGAGGCCGCTTATCGTCGTGAAAGATGGCCAGGGTCTCCTCCTGGACAAGCATGTCGATCAGCTGAGGAAAAACGAGATATCCTTCTCTGACCTTGTCAAGCAGGGGGTCATAGAATACCTCGACGCTTCTGAGGAGGAGAACGCGCTGATCGCATACACATCAGCCGGGCTCACGAAGGACAATACGCATCTCGAGATTGATCCTGTCACAATGTTCGGGATCGTCACATCGCTTGTCCCTTATGCCAATTATTCGCAGGCTATCAGGATAGCCATGGGGGGCAAGAACCAGAAACAGGCCCTCGGCTTCTACGCTGCGAACTATCTGATAAGGATGGATATGGATGTGAATATCCTGCACACGCCGCAGATACCTATAACATCGACAGTGACCTATGATATCGCGAAATATGACAAGCATCCGAACGGGCAGAATGTGGTCGTGGCTGTCATGTCATACAAAGGGTACAATATGGAGGATTCCATCATCATCAACAAGGCTTCCATAGAGAGAGGCCTTGGCAGGTCGACATATTACCGGCCTGCAGTGGCTGAGGAGATGAGGTATGCAGGAGGCCTGACTGACGAGGTCTGCATCCCCGACAAGGAGGTCAGGGGCTACAAGAGCGAAAGGGACTACAGGTTCCTTGAGGACGATGGCATCATCTCCCCTGAAGCGGTCATTGAGGAAGGGGACGTCATCATCGGCAAGACAAGTCCCCCCAGGTTCCTGAGCGATGTCGAGGAATACTCGCTGACCTCGAATATAAGGAGGGAATCTTCCACTACAGTGAAGCACAGCGAAGGCGGCACAGTCGATTTTGTCATGATAACAGAGAATGAGGAAGGCAACAAGCTTGTCGAAGTGAGGGTGAGGGACCAGAGGATCCCAGAGGTCGGCGACAAGTTCACATCCAGGCACGGCCAGAAAGGCGTCATCGGGCTCATAGTCCCGCCGACAGATCTCCCTTTCTCAGCAAGCGGCATGACCCCGGACATCATTTTCTCTCCGCATGGTATCCCTTCTAGGATGACCATCTCACACCTGATAGAGCTTGTCACCGGGAAGACAGGATCTCTCATCGGGAGGTATATCGACGGCACCACCTTCTCTGCAGAGAAGGTCAGCGACCTGAGGAAAGACCTCTTGGCGATGGGTTTCAGGGAAGACGGCACTGAATGCATGTACAACGGCATCACTGGCGAGATCCTTGAGGCCAAGATATATATCGGGAGCATGTATTATCTGAAGCTCAAGCACATGGTGGCGAACAAGCTGCATGCAAGGGCAAGAGGGCCTATCCAGCTTCTCACAAGGCAGCCTACAGAAGGCAGGGCGAAGGAAGGAGGCCTGAGGCTTGGTGAGATGGAGAAGGACACCTTTGTCGCGCACGGCGCTTCTTTGCTCCTTAAGGAGAGGTTCGACAGCGACAGGACCATTGTCCCTGTATGCGAGAAGTGCGGCATCATCGCTATCTACAATGAGTTCAAGAATGAAAGCCACTGCACAGTGTGCGGCGACAGCACCGAGGTCAACAAGATTGAGGTCTCGTACGCTTTCAAGCTAATACTGGATGAATTGAAATCCCTGGGCATCTATCCTAAGCTGATGCTCAAGAACAAATACTAG
- a CDS encoding DNA-directed RNA polymerase subunit A'', translated as MDKILEEYKDKLPLSVIDEIRKYVPEKIPAARLRKICDRIVKEYDGSKVQAGEAVGLVAAESIGEPGTQMTLNTFHFAGVAEMNVTMGLPRIIEILDGRKKISTPMMEIYFTDATSDNIKKYALMIKETTLKEVTSEFIVNMAENEIEVRLNIRKLGDYELSSQDVSKMLDKTYKEFSVKLDGDIIRIKVKEKEGNLNEIYKIKERLKEIHIKGVKGISQVLPVKRGKEFVIITAGSNLKEVLNIDCVDSQRTTTNDVLEIAKILGIEAARQSVINEVYKVIEGQGLNVDIRHIMLVADTMCLTGSIKGITRYGVVRDKSSVLARASFETPIRHIINAALVGEKDELTSVVENVMLNQPIPLGTGLPELVTKFK; from the coding sequence ATGGATAAGATACTTGAGGAATACAAGGACAAGCTCCCGCTTTCTGTCATAGACGAGATCCGGAAATATGTTCCTGAAAAGATACCTGCAGCCAGGCTGAGGAAGATATGCGACAGGATAGTGAAGGAATACGATGGGTCCAAGGTGCAGGCCGGCGAGGCTGTCGGTCTTGTGGCTGCCGAGTCCATCGGCGAGCCAGGCACCCAGATGACACTGAACACATTCCACTTCGCCGGTGTCGCAGAGATGAATGTCACCATGGGACTGCCGAGGATAATCGAGATTCTCGACGGCAGGAAGAAGATAAGCACCCCTATGATGGAGATCTATTTCACTGATGCCACAAGCGATAACATAAAGAAATATGCCCTCATGATCAAGGAGACCACACTGAAAGAGGTCACCTCTGAGTTCATCGTCAACATGGCGGAGAATGAGATTGAGGTGAGGCTCAACATCAGGAAGCTTGGGGATTATGAGCTTTCAAGCCAGGATGTCTCCAAGATGCTTGACAAGACCTACAAGGAGTTCTCTGTGAAGCTTGACGGCGATATCATAAGGATAAAGGTCAAGGAGAAGGAAGGGAACCTCAATGAGATCTATAAGATAAAGGAGAGGCTCAAGGAGATACACATCAAAGGTGTCAAGGGCATCAGCCAGGTCCTCCCTGTGAAGAGAGGCAAGGAGTTCGTGATAATAACTGCAGGAAGCAATCTCAAGGAGGTCCTGAACATCGACTGCGTCGATTCGCAGAGGACCACCACCAATGATGTGCTTGAGATAGCGAAGATACTGGGTATAGAGGCTGCAAGGCAGTCGGTCATCAATGAGGTCTACAAGGTCATTGAGGGGCAGGGCCTGAATGTGGACATAAGGCACATCATGCTTGTCGCAGACACCATGTGCCTGACAGGGAGCATCAAGGGCATCACCAGGTATGGTGTTGTGAGGGACAAGTCCAGTGTGCTGGCAAGGGCCTCTTTCGAGACGCCTATTAGGCATATAATCAATGCTGCTCTTGTCGGGGAGAAGGATGAGCTGACAAGCGTTGTTGAGAATGTTATGCTCAACCAGCCTATCCCGCTGGGTACAGGCCTTCCTGAGCTTGTGACCAAGTTCAAGTGA
- a CDS encoding DNA-directed RNA polymerase subunit A' has protein sequence MEDYVHKKIESIVFGIFSPKMVKKMASAKIVTPELYDKEGYPVDGGLMDIRLGVIDPGLKCKTCGSKLKECIGHFGYIELARPVIHIKFVDIILNLLRCTCKECGRILIPKNKIDKNAETLEQIDEEYGPEARRSKIKEIIASMKTINKCPYCKARQQKITLEKPTIFLENEKRITPIEIRSRLEKIPDEDLPVFGINPQMMRPEWVVLTVLPIPPVTMRPSITLESGERSEDDLTHKLGDIVRINQRLFENINAGAPEIIIEDLWDLLQYHVTTFFDNNVPQLPPARHRSGQPLKGLTERIKSKEGRIRHNLAGKRTNFSARTVISPDPRIKLNEVGIPKSVAMKLTVPEVVNTWNMQYLKGFIERGPAAYPGSNYIVRPDGRKKKITDETKEQLLEELQPGFVVERHLMDGDVCIFNRQPSLHRMSMMCHRARILPYKTFRLNPLVCTPYNADFDGDEMNLHVPQTEEARAEAEILMEVQTQLISPRFGLSIIGCTQDAISGNYLLTQDWFEVPKWKAVRMLANAGVDDFSKLPDKKMVSGKEIFSVILPDDFNYTGYTKKFKPGMEDKISKKDRGNYYVTIRKGQLIEGVMDKANLGEGQGLLLRNLHKRYGQDRMVEYIGKIFKLGIEVLFELGFTCSISDSDVSKEAAQKIEETREEAFGKVDEFIRSFYDGTLEPFPGKSISDTLELKILEVLNKARNTTGRLVSEYTTKHTGSLVMSESGAKGSPLNMAQMAACVGQQALRGSRINRGYTGRTLPSFRKDDLGPDAHGFIKKGFRDGLKPHEFFFQAMTGRDSLMDTALRTPKSGYLYRRLANALQDLKVEYDDTVREASNRIIQFRYGEDSMDVSKSEGGKINVKKIVEQEMEGA, from the coding sequence ATGGAAGACTATGTTCATAAGAAGATCGAAAGCATTGTTTTCGGCATTTTTTCACCTAAGATGGTCAAGAAGATGGCTTCTGCCAAGATAGTGACTCCTGAGCTCTATGACAAGGAAGGCTATCCGGTCGACGGAGGCCTGATGGACATTAGGCTCGGAGTCATCGACCCTGGGCTCAAATGCAAGACCTGCGGTTCTAAGCTCAAGGAATGCATAGGCCACTTCGGCTATATCGAGCTGGCCAGGCCTGTGATCCACATTAAGTTCGTCGATATAATCCTAAATCTGCTGAGGTGCACATGCAAGGAGTGCGGCAGGATACTTATACCCAAGAACAAGATAGACAAGAATGCCGAGACCCTTGAACAGATAGACGAGGAATACGGCCCGGAGGCCAGGAGGAGCAAGATCAAGGAGATCATCGCATCGATGAAGACAATCAACAAATGCCCTTATTGCAAGGCAAGGCAGCAGAAGATAACTCTTGAAAAGCCGACCATCTTCCTCGAGAATGAGAAGAGGATAACACCTATAGAGATAAGGTCCAGGCTGGAGAAGATACCTGATGAGGATCTCCCTGTATTCGGCATCAACCCGCAGATGATGAGGCCTGAATGGGTCGTGCTTACAGTGCTGCCTATCCCTCCTGTCACTATGAGGCCTTCCATCACTCTTGAATCTGGCGAGAGGTCAGAGGACGACCTCACCCACAAGCTTGGTGATATCGTCAGGATCAACCAGAGGCTTTTCGAGAACATAAATGCAGGAGCTCCGGAGATCATAATCGAGGACCTTTGGGATCTGCTGCAATATCATGTCACTACATTCTTCGACAATAATGTCCCGCAGCTCCCGCCGGCAAGGCACAGGTCAGGCCAACCCCTCAAGGGACTGACAGAGAGGATCAAGTCAAAAGAGGGGAGGATAAGGCACAATCTTGCAGGCAAGAGGACAAATTTCTCTGCAAGGACAGTCATATCGCCTGATCCGAGGATCAAGCTTAATGAGGTCGGGATTCCTAAGTCTGTCGCCATGAAACTAACTGTTCCTGAAGTGGTCAACACATGGAACATGCAGTATCTGAAAGGATTTATCGAGAGGGGGCCGGCTGCGTATCCGGGATCCAATTATATAGTGAGGCCGGACGGCAGGAAGAAGAAGATCACAGATGAGACCAAGGAGCAGCTGCTGGAAGAGCTTCAGCCAGGTTTTGTCGTCGAGAGGCATCTCATGGATGGGGATGTCTGCATATTCAACAGGCAACCCTCGCTGCACAGGATGTCCATGATGTGCCATAGGGCGAGGATACTGCCCTACAAGACATTCAGGCTGAATCCTCTTGTATGCACGCCTTACAATGCTGATTTCGACGGTGATGAGATGAACCTCCACGTGCCGCAGACAGAGGAGGCGCGTGCAGAGGCTGAGATCCTCATGGAGGTCCAGACCCAGCTCATCTCGCCGAGGTTCGGCCTGAGCATAATCGGCTGCACCCAGGACGCCATATCAGGCAACTATCTGCTGACCCAGGACTGGTTCGAGGTCCCTAAATGGAAGGCTGTCAGGATGCTTGCGAATGCCGGCGTCGATGACTTCTCAAAGCTGCCTGACAAGAAGATGGTGAGCGGCAAGGAGATATTTTCTGTGATCCTGCCGGATGATTTCAATTATACAGGATACACAAAGAAGTTCAAGCCCGGGATGGAGGACAAGATCTCCAAGAAGGACAGGGGCAATTATTATGTCACGATCAGGAAAGGCCAGCTCATTGAGGGGGTCATGGACAAGGCAAATCTCGGCGAAGGCCAGGGATTGCTCCTGAGGAACCTCCATAAGAGGTATGGCCAGGACAGGATGGTGGAGTATATCGGCAAGATATTCAAGCTTGGCATCGAGGTGCTATTCGAGCTCGGATTCACCTGCTCTATATCAGACAGCGATGTCAGCAAGGAAGCTGCCCAGAAGATAGAGGAGACAAGGGAAGAGGCTTTCGGGAAGGTCGATGAGTTCATCAGGTCATTCTATGACGGCACTTTGGAGCCTTTCCCTGGAAAGAGCATCAGTGATACGCTTGAGCTCAAGATACTTGAGGTCCTCAACAAGGCAAGGAACACTACAGGAAGGCTGGTGTCTGAATACACGACCAAGCATACCGGGAGTCTGGTCATGTCAGAGTCCGGTGCAAAAGGGAGCCCGCTTAACATGGCTCAGATGGCTGCTTGTGTAGGACAGCAGGCTCTCAGGGGCAGCAGGATCAACAGGGGCTACACAGGAAGGACTCTTCCCAGTTTCAGGAAGGATGATCTCGGACCTGATGCCCATGGTTTCATCAAGAAGGGTTTCAGGGACGGCCTGAAGCCGCATGAGTTTTTCTTCCAGGCAATGACAGGGAGGGACAGCCTGATGGACACTGCGCTGAGGACTCCCAAGTCAGGTTATCTTTATAGGCGTCTCGCCAATGCCCTGCAGGATCTGAAGGTGGAGTATGATGATACTGTGAGGGAAGCTTCCAACAGGATCATCCAGTTCAGGTATGGAGAGGATTCCATGGATGTATCGAAGAGCGAGGGCGGCAAGATCAATGTGAAAAAGATCGTTGAGCAGGAGATGGAGGGCGCTTAA
- a CDS encoding DNA-directed RNA polymerase subunit H, whose translation MKEKFDIKTHNLVPKHTKLNKTESKALYETYQVTSKGLPKIFKSDPAIADLKPEEGDIIMIERSSPTAGVSKYYRVVTDV comes from the coding sequence ATGAAAGAAAAATTTGATATCAAGACACATAACCTGGTGCCCAAACACACCAAGCTCAATAAGACTGAGTCCAAAGCATTGTATGAGACTTATCAAGTGACTTCAAAAGGGCTCCCAAAGATATTCAAGAGCGACCCCGCGATAGCTGACCTGAAGCCTGAAGAAGGGGACATCATTATGATTGAGAGATCAAGCCCCACAGCAGGCGTCTCAAAATATTACAGGGTGGTCACAGATGTATGA
- a CDS encoding DNA-directed RNA polymerase subunit B'': MYDHKASKVVLKKYFEETGFVNSNIESFNNLIEKELQNIIEENKEIEPTIIPHNVDEFKIRLDKIWISKPEITEADGSKRVIYPIEARLRKITYAAPIFIEVSAHINGVQRDSLKTQIGNLPMMLKSRFCHLHGLSREDLIKNGEDPDDPGGYFIINGTEKVLVNIEDLAPNRMLVEEATIGLSKYVGKIFAEQGSYKIPHTIEELKDGIIYITFTRVKRIPIVVMLKALGLLKDEDIMKAIAGEDQMDEIFINLYEFVNIKTEEEALDYIAKKSGITQSKDIRVERIKEIIDKYLLPHLGITEKDRLFKAHNLCKLVRKYIKVSNGELHLDDKDHYMNKRLKLSGDLLADLIRVNLRVLIGDLLYNFQRIVKRGKFPSIKVIIRDNLLTSRIYSSMATGAWVGNRKGISQRIQRLNFLETLSHLQRVVSPLSASQENFEARALHPTHYGKLCVSETPEGTNIGLRKNLALLSSVTEALPEEDLVLNLKNYGLKTLR, translated from the coding sequence ATGTATGATCATAAGGCTTCAAAGGTTGTTCTGAAGAAATATTTCGAGGAGACCGGATTCGTCAATTCTAACATCGAATCATTCAACAATCTCATCGAGAAAGAGCTCCAGAACATCATTGAGGAGAACAAGGAGATTGAGCCGACAATCATCCCCCATAATGTCGACGAGTTCAAGATAAGGCTCGACAAGATCTGGATCTCGAAGCCTGAGATCACTGAGGCTGACGGCTCCAAACGGGTGATCTACCCTATTGAGGCGAGGCTCAGGAAGATAACCTATGCTGCCCCGATCTTCATAGAGGTCTCTGCCCACATCAATGGTGTGCAGAGGGATTCGCTGAAGACCCAGATAGGCAACCTCCCGATGATGCTCAAGTCGAGGTTCTGCCACCTGCACGGCCTGAGCCGGGAAGACCTCATCAAGAATGGGGAGGACCCTGATGATCCGGGAGGGTATTTCATAATCAACGGCACTGAGAAAGTCCTTGTCAATATAGAGGACCTTGCGCCTAACAGGATGCTTGTCGAAGAGGCCACGATTGGCCTAAGCAAGTATGTCGGCAAGATCTTTGCAGAGCAGGGCTCGTACAAGATACCGCACACGATTGAAGAGCTCAAGGATGGCATAATCTACATAACATTCACCAGGGTCAAGAGGATCCCCATCGTTGTCATGCTCAAGGCATTGGGCCTCCTCAAGGATGAGGACATCATGAAGGCCATCGCCGGAGAGGACCAGATGGACGAGATCTTCATCAACCTGTATGAGTTCGTCAATATCAAGACTGAAGAAGAGGCCCTGGATTATATCGCCAAGAAGTCAGGCATCACCCAGTCCAAGGATATCAGGGTGGAGAGGATCAAGGAGATCATCGACAAATACCTGCTCCCTCACCTGGGCATAACAGAGAAGGACAGGCTGTTCAAGGCGCACAACCTGTGCAAGCTTGTCAGGAAATACATCAAGGTGTCCAACGGCGAGCTCCATCTCGACGACAAGGATCATTACATGAACAAGAGGCTGAAGCTTTCAGGCGATCTTCTTGCCGACCTCATCAGGGTGAACCTGAGGGTCCTCATAGGCGACCTGCTCTATAATTTCCAGAGGATAGTCAAGAGGGGCAAGTTCCCGTCGATAAAGGTCATAATCAGGGACAACCTGCTGACATCGAGGATATACAGCTCCATGGCTACAGGCGCATGGGTCGGGAACAGGAAAGGCATCAGCCAGAGGATCCAGAGGCTGAACTTCCTCGAGACACTCTCTCATCTGCAGAGGGTCGTCAGCCCGCTTTCGGCATCGCAGGAGAATTTTGAGGCAAGGGCGCTGCATCCCACACATTATGGCAAGCTGTGCGTTTCAGAGACTCCTGAAGGCACCAACATCGGCCTGAGGAAGAACCTTGCCCTGCTCTCGTCTGTCACAGAGGCTCTCCCGGAGGAGGATCTCGTGCTGAACCTCAAGAATTACGGTCTCAAGACTTTAAGGTGA